The genomic DNA GGGCGCCACGTGCGCCATGATGTCCGCGCGGCCGCCGAAGGCGCCCACCGGCATGCCGCCGCCGATCACCTTGGCCAGCGTCGTCAGGTCGGGCGTCACGCCCGTCAAGCCTTGCACGCCTTGCGGGCCGACGCGAAAGCCCGTCATGACCTCGTCGAAGATCAGCAGGGCGCCGTGCTGCGTGCACTGGTCGCGCAGCGCCTGCAGGAAGCCGGCGGCGGGGCGCACCAGGTTCATGTTGCCGGCCACGGGTTCGACGATCACGCAGGCGATGTCCTGGCCGTGCTGCGCGAAGGCGGCCTCGACGGCGGCCTGGTCGTTGTAGTCCAGCACCAGCGTGTGGGCCACGAATTCGGCCGGCACGCCCGCCGAGGTCGGGTTGCCGAAGGTGAGCAGGCCGGAGCCCGCCTTGACCAGCAGGCTGTCGGCGTGGCCGTGGTAGCAGCCCTCGAACTTCACGATCTTGTTGCGGCCCGTGGCGCCGCGCGCCAGGCGGATGGCGCTCATGGTGGCTTCGGTGCCCGAGCTCACCAGGCGCACCTGTTGCAGCGAGGGCAGGCGCGCGATCAGCGCTTCGGCGATCTCGACTTCGGCTTCGGTGGGGGCGCCGAAGGACAGGCCGTTGACGGCGGCTTCCTGCACCGCGCGGATCACCTCGGGATGGGCGTGGCCCAGGATGGCCGGACCCCACGAGCCCACGTAGT from Orrella dioscoreae includes the following:
- the hemL gene encoding glutamate-1-semialdehyde 2,1-aminomutase, which produces MSRNEDLFTRAARSIPGGVNSPVRAFRSVGGTPRFIARAQGPYIWDAEGTRYIDYVGSWGPAILGHAHPEVIRAVQEAAVNGLSFGAPTEAEVEIAEALIARLPSLQQVRLVSSGTEATMSAIRLARGATGRNKIVKFEGCYHGHADSLLVKAGSGLLTFGNPTSAGVPAEFVAHTLVLDYNDQAAVEAAFAQHGQDIACVIVEPVAGNMNLVRPAAGFLQALRDQCTQHGALLIFDEVMTGFRVGPQGVQGLTGVTPDLTTLAKVIGGGMPVGAFGGRADIMAHVAPVGGVYQAGTLSGNPVAVAAGLATLRLIGEPGFHDRLGAQTEKLVQGLSARAQAAGVTFSADSLGGMFGLYFGAKVPTSLAEVSACDTQAFTRFFHGMLSEGVHFAPSAFEAGFVSATHDDAVIEATLDAAERVFARL